In a single window of the Dreissena polymorpha isolate Duluth1 chromosome 3, UMN_Dpol_1.0, whole genome shotgun sequence genome:
- the LOC127873957 gene encoding transmembrane protein 214-B-like: MASTSNWSVVGKPKKGKGPNSPLSKSQKKQFVDNMPRIAQSDPVQESSTIYDAFVQKEQQRYEKRQQEKFADKIEAGKEPNGKGISDGVAKKKTHKPKKTEQVPRKQPFEDAIKLITEEDLRSVLLQSKGHFPEKPDLWLKDLVTYMNMKLENCIETDKYLQKDNTDFPASSLKKNCTKVITPVLAECTLATLDNVLFFCVNTMLDEAQNGAATFGFRIFIQLLVRSNPEAMLTRIQQYHDLVRSTQNRPERCLMVLWSLSQAGFTSLKAGLRVWLDVMFPLLSTKALGGFCMQYLEIILGLHSKHLGKGAGEIKMKEYFTLLDMTYGSGALSGDIQARLQALYPQIEMLSQGLDKKASNLRNFFPFYLLRATTEGSKLKDEVLRCLVDCLAEDQQCFVLWCQVYMKHLRQSSILLGHLSQNWESLRSRLDGKVMQQTLMTILRTNEESTRGKHSEEVMAITSLCEDFLKKLTKPRFPWRWVVFFLVSLVTGVVVYDMLMSPKIKDSKIVQFLELYGILGVAQNLWEGVNNFSCTVGCWCRRNIPVFFGQVQATLSPVLFQVWEGVLSLEEATRENRQAAISTVYAWAPDMWDQLGVYLHMCWDFILEYTYWIQGHIATFYTLVYHWVDTNIINGDFSSQNIRQNLFWSAAKVQEITTSTFTWCKQLIAGSS, translated from the exons atggcaagCACTAGTAATTGGTCTGTGGTGGGCAAGCCGAAGAAAGGCAAGGGTCCGAATAGTCCACTGTCAAAATCTCAGAAGAAACAGTTTGTGGACAATATGCCCAGAATCGCCCAGTCTG aCCCTGTTCAAGAATCATCAACTATCTATGATGCATTTGTGCAAAAAGAGCAGCAGCGATATGAAAAGAGGCAACAAGAAAAGTTTGCAGACAAAATTGAAGCAGGAAAAGAGCCCAATGGGAAAGGCATCTCAGATGGTGTAGCCAAAAAGAAGACTCACAAACCCAAGAAAACTGAACAGGTTCCTAGGAAACAGCCTTTCGAAGATGCAATTAAACTG ATAACAGAGGAAGATCTTCGCTCAGTTCTGCTGCAGTCCAAGGGTCACTTCCCTGAGAAGCCTGACCTGTGGTTAAAAGATCTGGTCACCTACATGAACATGAAACTGGAGAACTGCATCGAGACAGACAAGTATCTGCAGAAGGACAATACTG ACTTCCCGGCCTCGTCGCTAAAGAAGAACTGCACGAAGGTAATCACCCCTGTGCTAGCAGAGTGCACCCTGGCCACCCTGGACAATGTGCTGTTCTTCTGTGTGAACACAATGCTGGACGAGGCCCAGAACGGCGCGGCCACGTTTGGGTTCCGTATCTTCATTCAGCTCCTTGTACGCAGCAACCCTGAGGCCATGCTGACCAGAATCCAGCAG TATCATGATCTTGTTCGGAGCACACAAAATCGACCCGAGCGTTGTCTGATGGTTCTGTGGTCACTGAGTCAAGCTGGCTTCACAAGTCTCAAGGCAGGACTCAGAG TATGGCTGGATGTGATGTTCCCATTACTGAGTACGAAGGCTCTTGGTGGCTTCTGTATGCAGTATTTGGAGATCATTCTTGG ATTACACAGCAAGCACCTGGGGAAGGGTGCTGGAGAGATCAAGATGAAGGAATACTTCACCCTCCTGGATATGACCTATGGGTCTGGGGCCCTGTCCGGGGACATTCAGGCCAGGCTACAGGCACTGTACCCGCAGATAGAG ATGCTGTCCCAGGGCTTGGACAAGAAAGCCTCCAATCTCCGCAACTTCTTTCCTTTCTACCTTTTGCGGGCAACCACGGAGGGCTCTAAACTGAAGGATGAG GTGTTGCGGTGTCTGGTTGACTGTCTGGCAGAGGACCAGCAGTGTTTTGTGCTGTGGTGCCAGGTGTATATGAAACACCTCAGGCAGTCAAG CATTCTACTGGGTCACCTGTCTCAGAACTGGGAGTCGTTGAGGTCGCGTCTTGATGGGAAAGTGATGCAGCAGACGCTGATGACAATCCTGAGGACTAACGAGGAGTCAACACGCGGGAAGCACTCTGAGGAGGTCATGGCCATCACTTCACTGTGTGAG GATTTCCTCAAGAAGCTCACAAAGCCACGGTTTCCATGGCGTTGGGTGGTTTTCTTCCTGGTCTCCTTGGTTACTGGTGTTGTGGTGTATGACATGCTCATGAGTCCCAAAATAAAGG ATTCAAAGATAGTTCAGTTCCTGGAGCTCTATGGCATTTTGGGTGTGGCACAGAACCTCTGGGAGGGGGTCAATAACTTCTCCTGCACTGTCGGGTG TTGGTGCAGGAGGAACATTCCTGTGTTCTTTGGTCAGGTGCAGGCCACACTGTCCCCTGTGCTGTTCCAGGTCTGGGAGGGTGTTCTCAGCCTTGAGGAAGCCACCAGGGAAAATAGACAGGCTGCCATTAGCACT GTATACGCATGGGCGCCAGACATGTGGGACCAGTTGGGGGTATACCTGCACATGTGCTGGGACTTCATACTGGAATATACATACTGGATTCAAGGGCACATAGCAACGTTTTATACCCTTGTCTACCATTGGGTGgacacaaacattataaa CGGTGACTTTTCGTCACAAAATATACGCCAAAATTTGTTTTGGTCGGCGGCAAAGGTGCAGGAAATTACAACCTCCACGTTTACATGGTGCAAACAGTTGATTGCTGGGTCATCGTAG